One genomic region from Marmota flaviventris isolate mMarFla1 chromosome 6, mMarFla1.hap1, whole genome shotgun sequence encodes:
- the Treml2 gene encoding trem-like transcript 2 protein isoform X1, with amino-acid sequence MAPMFLLLLLWLQDCTSGLPAESVYNKVQHLEGETLSVQCSYKGRKNRVEGKVWCKVRKRRCEPGFARVWVKGPGYLLQDDVQAKVVNITMGALKRQDSGRYWCMRNSSGILYPMMGIQLEVSPGTVLGSGNTVVSRTSHSPALGGRPALTTQRSSPLTRLDILKGRVLTTGPAPTSDPDTSSTSSTTLFIPRLLTLARLLPSTASGTTGPTSVTSYSFISTRAITTGPTKTRGPTKTTGPTKTTGPTKTMGPPRVTVSPSDARASPAIPTSISTTSGYHSSHSPTTGICHNQLPSFSAASEHTGELVSPRPPPPDSDPTVLVAVLTFLPAPVMMVMVYGFWKKRHMGSYSLCNDSAGAWAEPPRRLEPLWKPA; translated from the exons ATGGCCCCCAtgttcctgctgctgctgctatggCTACAGGACTGCACCTCAG GTCTCCCCGCTGAGAGCGTGTACAACAAAGTGCAGCACCTGGAAGGGGAGACCCTGTCTGTGCAGTGCTCCTACAAGGGCCGCAAAAACCGCGTGGAGGGCAAGGTTTGGTGCAAGGTCAGGAAGAGGAGGTGTGAGCCTGGATTTGCCCGGGTCTGGGTGAAGGGGCCGGGTTACCTGCTGCAAGACGACGTCCAGGCCAAGGTGGTCAACATCACCATGGGGGCCCTCAAGCGCCAGGACTCGGGCCGGTATTGGTGCATGCGCAACAGCTCCGGGATCCTCTACCCCATGATGGGCATCCAGCTGGAAGTGTCTCCAG GCACTGTTCTAGGTTCTGGGAATACAGTGGTGAGCAGAACCAGCCACAGTCCTGCCCTAGGAGGGAGGCCAG CCCTCACGACTCAGAGGAGCTCTCCTCTCACACGTCTGGACATCCTCAAGGGTCGGGTTCTCACGACGGGACCAGCACCCACCTCAGACCCTGACACCTCTTCCACTTCCAGCACAACCCTGTTTATACCTAGACTCCTCACCTTGGCCAGACTCTTGCCCTCCACTGCCTCAGGGACCACCGGGCCAACCTCTGTGACCAGCTACAGCTTCATCAGTACCAGAGCCATCACCACGGGACCCACGAAGACCAGGGGACCCACAAAGACCACGGGACCCACGAAGACCACGGGACCCACAAAGACCATGGGACCCCCACGGGTGACAGTATCTCCCAGTGATGCCAGAGCCTCTCCTGCCATCCCTACATCCATCTCCACCACATCCGGGTACCACAGCAGCCACTCGCCCACCACGGGAATATGCCACAACCAATTACCCTCATTCAG CGCAGCGAGCGAGCACACAGGGGAGCTGGTCTCCCCCCGCCCTCCCCCTCCGGACTCTGACCCCACTGTGCTGGTGGCCGTGCTGACCTTCCTCCCAGCGCCCGTGATGATGGTCATGGTCTATGGCTTTTGGAAGAAGAGACACATGGGAA GTTACAGCCTGTGCAATGATTCTGCTGGAGCCTGGGCAGAGCCACCAAGAAGACTAGAGCCCCTGTGGAAGCCGGCTTAG
- the Treml2 gene encoding trem-like transcript 2 protein isoform X2, which translates to MAPMFLLLLLWLQDCTSGLPAESVYNKVQHLEGETLSVQCSYKGRKNRVEGKVWCKVRKRRCEPGFARVWVKGPGYLLQDDVQAKVVNITMGALKRQDSGRYWCMRNSSGILYPMMGIQLEVSPALTTQRSSPLTRLDILKGRVLTTGPAPTSDPDTSSTSSTTLFIPRLLTLARLLPSTASGTTGPTSVTSYSFISTRAITTGPTKTRGPTKTTGPTKTTGPTKTMGPPRVTVSPSDARASPAIPTSISTTSGYHSSHSPTTGICHNQLPSFSAASEHTGELVSPRPPPPDSDPTVLVAVLTFLPAPVMMVMVYGFWKKRHMGSYSLCNDSAGAWAEPPRRLEPLWKPA; encoded by the exons ATGGCCCCCAtgttcctgctgctgctgctatggCTACAGGACTGCACCTCAG GTCTCCCCGCTGAGAGCGTGTACAACAAAGTGCAGCACCTGGAAGGGGAGACCCTGTCTGTGCAGTGCTCCTACAAGGGCCGCAAAAACCGCGTGGAGGGCAAGGTTTGGTGCAAGGTCAGGAAGAGGAGGTGTGAGCCTGGATTTGCCCGGGTCTGGGTGAAGGGGCCGGGTTACCTGCTGCAAGACGACGTCCAGGCCAAGGTGGTCAACATCACCATGGGGGCCCTCAAGCGCCAGGACTCGGGCCGGTATTGGTGCATGCGCAACAGCTCCGGGATCCTCTACCCCATGATGGGCATCCAGCTGGAAGTGTCTCCAG CCCTCACGACTCAGAGGAGCTCTCCTCTCACACGTCTGGACATCCTCAAGGGTCGGGTTCTCACGACGGGACCAGCACCCACCTCAGACCCTGACACCTCTTCCACTTCCAGCACAACCCTGTTTATACCTAGACTCCTCACCTTGGCCAGACTCTTGCCCTCCACTGCCTCAGGGACCACCGGGCCAACCTCTGTGACCAGCTACAGCTTCATCAGTACCAGAGCCATCACCACGGGACCCACGAAGACCAGGGGACCCACAAAGACCACGGGACCCACGAAGACCACGGGACCCACAAAGACCATGGGACCCCCACGGGTGACAGTATCTCCCAGTGATGCCAGAGCCTCTCCTGCCATCCCTACATCCATCTCCACCACATCCGGGTACCACAGCAGCCACTCGCCCACCACGGGAATATGCCACAACCAATTACCCTCATTCAG CGCAGCGAGCGAGCACACAGGGGAGCTGGTCTCCCCCCGCCCTCCCCCTCCGGACTCTGACCCCACTGTGCTGGTGGCCGTGCTGACCTTCCTCCCAGCGCCCGTGATGATGGTCATGGTCTATGGCTTTTGGAAGAAGAGACACATGGGAA GTTACAGCCTGTGCAATGATTCTGCTGGAGCCTGGGCAGAGCCACCAAGAAGACTAGAGCCCCTGTGGAAGCCGGCTTAG
- the Treml2 gene encoding trem-like transcript 2 protein isoform X3: MAPMFLLLLLWLQDCTSGLPAESVYNKVQHLEGETLSVQCSYKGRKNRVEGKVWCKVRKRRCEPGFARVWVKGPGYLLQDDVQAKVVNITMGALKRQDSGRYWCMRNSSGILYPMMGIQLEVSPGTVLGSGNTVVSRTSHSPALGGRPALTTQRSSPLTRLDILKGRVLTTGPAPTSDPDTSSTSSTTLFIPRLLTLARLLPSTASGTTGPTSVTSYSFISTRAITTGPTKTRGPTKTTGPTKTTGPTKTMGPPRVTVSPSDARASPAIPTSISTTSGYHSSHSPTTGICHNQLPSFSFCLSWSPGREASTTKAKASAFFLVRPF, from the exons ATGGCCCCCAtgttcctgctgctgctgctatggCTACAGGACTGCACCTCAG GTCTCCCCGCTGAGAGCGTGTACAACAAAGTGCAGCACCTGGAAGGGGAGACCCTGTCTGTGCAGTGCTCCTACAAGGGCCGCAAAAACCGCGTGGAGGGCAAGGTTTGGTGCAAGGTCAGGAAGAGGAGGTGTGAGCCTGGATTTGCCCGGGTCTGGGTGAAGGGGCCGGGTTACCTGCTGCAAGACGACGTCCAGGCCAAGGTGGTCAACATCACCATGGGGGCCCTCAAGCGCCAGGACTCGGGCCGGTATTGGTGCATGCGCAACAGCTCCGGGATCCTCTACCCCATGATGGGCATCCAGCTGGAAGTGTCTCCAG GCACTGTTCTAGGTTCTGGGAATACAGTGGTGAGCAGAACCAGCCACAGTCCTGCCCTAGGAGGGAGGCCAG CCCTCACGACTCAGAGGAGCTCTCCTCTCACACGTCTGGACATCCTCAAGGGTCGGGTTCTCACGACGGGACCAGCACCCACCTCAGACCCTGACACCTCTTCCACTTCCAGCACAACCCTGTTTATACCTAGACTCCTCACCTTGGCCAGACTCTTGCCCTCCACTGCCTCAGGGACCACCGGGCCAACCTCTGTGACCAGCTACAGCTTCATCAGTACCAGAGCCATCACCACGGGACCCACGAAGACCAGGGGACCCACAAAGACCACGGGACCCACGAAGACCACGGGACCCACAAAGACCATGGGACCCCCACGGGTGACAGTATCTCCCAGTGATGCCAGAGCCTCTCCTGCCATCCCTACATCCATCTCCACCACATCCGGGTACCACAGCAGCCACTCGCCCACCACGGGAATATGCCACAACCAATTACCCTCATTCAG CTTCTGCCTCAGCTGGTCCCCAGGACGGGAGGCGTCGACCACAAAGGCGAAGGCAAGTGCTTTCTTTCTGGTCCGGCCTTTCTAG
- the Treml2 gene encoding trem-like transcript 2 protein isoform X4 encodes MAPMFLLLLLWLQDCTSGLPAESVYNKVQHLEGETLSVQCSYKGRKNRVEGKVWCKVRKRRCEPGFARVWVKGPGYLLQDDVQAKVVNITMGALKRQDSGRYWCMRNSSGILYPMMGIQLEVSPGTVLGSGNTVVSRTSHSPALGGRPALTTQRSSPLTRLDILKGRVLTTGPAPTSDPDTSSTSSTTLFIPRLLTLARLLPSTASGTTGPTSVTSYSFISTRAITTGPTKTRGPTKTTGPTKTTGPTKTMGPPRVTVSPSDARASPAIPTSISTTSGYHSSHSPTTGICHNQLPSFSWSPGREASTTKAKASAFFLVRPF; translated from the exons ATGGCCCCCAtgttcctgctgctgctgctatggCTACAGGACTGCACCTCAG GTCTCCCCGCTGAGAGCGTGTACAACAAAGTGCAGCACCTGGAAGGGGAGACCCTGTCTGTGCAGTGCTCCTACAAGGGCCGCAAAAACCGCGTGGAGGGCAAGGTTTGGTGCAAGGTCAGGAAGAGGAGGTGTGAGCCTGGATTTGCCCGGGTCTGGGTGAAGGGGCCGGGTTACCTGCTGCAAGACGACGTCCAGGCCAAGGTGGTCAACATCACCATGGGGGCCCTCAAGCGCCAGGACTCGGGCCGGTATTGGTGCATGCGCAACAGCTCCGGGATCCTCTACCCCATGATGGGCATCCAGCTGGAAGTGTCTCCAG GCACTGTTCTAGGTTCTGGGAATACAGTGGTGAGCAGAACCAGCCACAGTCCTGCCCTAGGAGGGAGGCCAG CCCTCACGACTCAGAGGAGCTCTCCTCTCACACGTCTGGACATCCTCAAGGGTCGGGTTCTCACGACGGGACCAGCACCCACCTCAGACCCTGACACCTCTTCCACTTCCAGCACAACCCTGTTTATACCTAGACTCCTCACCTTGGCCAGACTCTTGCCCTCCACTGCCTCAGGGACCACCGGGCCAACCTCTGTGACCAGCTACAGCTTCATCAGTACCAGAGCCATCACCACGGGACCCACGAAGACCAGGGGACCCACAAAGACCACGGGACCCACGAAGACCACGGGACCCACAAAGACCATGGGACCCCCACGGGTGACAGTATCTCCCAGTGATGCCAGAGCCTCTCCTGCCATCCCTACATCCATCTCCACCACATCCGGGTACCACAGCAGCCACTCGCCCACCACGGGAATATGCCACAACCAATTACCCTCATTCAG CTGGTCCCCAGGACGGGAGGCGTCGACCACAAAGGCGAAGGCAAGTGCTTTCTTTCTGGTCCGGCCTTTCTAG